In a single window of the Elaeis guineensis isolate ETL-2024a chromosome 4, EG11, whole genome shotgun sequence genome:
- the LOC105043763 gene encoding peptide methionine sulfoxide reductase A1 produces the protein MPSVLTSPSPPSLAFVFCSLSHAPRTLPLKPSFFLRNSKPLSSFPSSSPSPPSSTRPMSWLGKLGLGFGSRSGISTEASSAIAQGPDDDVPAPGQEFAQFAAGCFWGVELAFQRVPGAIKTEVGYSQGNLHEPTYEDVCTGATNHAEVVRVQYNPQECKYEDLLEVFWARHDPTSLNRQGNDVGTQYRSGIYFYTPEQEKAARESLEKHQKVLNRKIVTEILPAKKFYRAEEYHQQYLEKGGRFGFKQSAVKGCNDPIRCYG, from the exons ATGCCCTCCGTCTTAACCTCGCCCTCTCCGCCTTCGCTCGCTTTCGTCTTTTGTTCCCTCTCCCACGCCCCAAGAACCCTCCCGTTAAAACCCTCTTTCTTTCTTCGCAATTCCAAACCCTTATCTTCTTTCCCCTCTTCCTCTCCGTCACCCCCTTCGTCGACGCGGCCGATGAGTTGGCTCGGGAAGCTAGGGTTAGGGTTCGGGAGCCGGAGCGGGATCTCGACCGAGGCGTCGTCTGCGATCGCGCAGGGACCGGACGACGACGTGCCGGCGCCGGGGCAGGAGTTCGCGCAGTTTGCGGCCGGGTGCTTCTGGGGGGTGGAGCTGGCGTTCCAGAGGGTGCCCGGGGCTATCAAGACCGAGGTCGGATACAGCCAGGGGAATCTCCACGAGCCCACGTATGAGGATGTGTGCACCGGCGCCACCAACCACGCTGAGGTCGTCCGGGTGCAGTACAATCCCCAGGAGTGCAAATATGAGGACTTGCTTGAGGTGTTCTGGGCACGCCATGATCCCACCAGCCTCAATCGCCAG GGAAATGATGTTGGTACCCAGTACCGTTCtggaatatatttttatacaCCAGAGCAGGAAAAAGCTGCCAGGGAATCTCTTGAGAAACACCAGAAGGTCTTGAACAGGAAGATTGTGACAGAAATCCTTCCCGCAAAAAAATTCTACAGGGCAGAGGAATACCATCAGCAGTACCTTGAGAAAGGTGGTCGCTTTGGTTTTAAACAGTCTGCAGTAAAAGGCTGTAATGACCCTATTCGGTGCTATGGTTAA
- the LOC105043880 gene encoding LOW QUALITY PROTEIN: uncharacterized protein (The sequence of the model RefSeq protein was modified relative to this genomic sequence to represent the inferred CDS: inserted 1 base in 1 codon): MAALRPPPLELVLPTAAQIERAWHLLTVLVRLGRPARPAELASRCALSPSPSPDLVEFLCWIRGSPLLLTDGGFVTLSETAITAFQEFVSSAVGPFVSRVAVRVTGQRGAWKDFSLTYVRKRKARPLGDNTTVRELRAKRRLLLPSGRDGEEYVEGEGDCHQLFMANGSLSIPKEVHFSVADIFTKNALSIGTCAYGHSSSILDQRNTQGIVRNEELPDFQESKNNYHDMDINAHVPEATTLEKINISELEVAVQQDIVTDKSTLHKEILREANRSQVTARLPVINELSLTRNIIVTEKELSVLPTETGTLYGLAAGLTEKAGATKAISCLGEDASHSASALRIDHQNFIPIDQTASKLESSAIHPRSDPKTIHKQKKKSFVRPRNMGGVGTTVGLQSLNGVSENRKEGNSSKQAQAKRDGEGLIMKQKTRRSHNQVMPTKENRVDASSKTLKCHSEPKLLPDFESFIIEEEEGSGGYGTVYRARRNADGKXFAVKCPHANSHSHHVNNEMKMLERFGGRNFVIKYEGSFRNGDSECFVLEHVEHDRPEVLKKEIDVFELQWYGYCMFRALASLHKQGIVHRDVKPGNFLFSRKLNKGYLIDFNLACDLHQKFCRKSKNEVNLIANLDPASFPNAKSTSCNQAKRILNNAILDNVTKEAANDSMEHPFSKNIKKRPNKSSLNALPKIESKMLYGSQAADVSGITSTKDPTSTRTPSADRLKQPIPCKGRKELINFLHEAMQSPNQKAATVPASQRKRVAAPLGKVDRTVIMLTPMPLHSGGKAVAGAGMFKNKGSGKHKREGPCVGTKGFRAPEVLFKSFHQGCKVDVWSAGVTLLYLMIGRTPFGGDPEQNIKEIAKLRGSEELWEVAKLHNCESSFPLELFDVRSLQSMDLREWCAANTRRLEFLDAVPESLFDLVDKCLTVNPRSRITAEEALMHDFFVPCHESLRKQRMLRRAAGSESGSSSL; this comes from the exons ATGGCAGCTCTTCGCCCTCCGCCGCTGGAGCTcgtcctgccgacggccgcccagaTCGAGCGCGCCTGGCACCTCCTCACCGTCCTTGTCCGCCTCGGCCGCCCCGCCCGCCCCGCCGAGCTAGCCTCTCGGTGTGCGCTCTCCCCTTCCCCTTCGCCCGATCTCGTGGAATTTCTCTGCTGGATTCGTGGATCCCCGCTGCTCCTCACGGATGGTGGTTTTGTTACGCTCTCCGAGACGGCGATCACCGCTTTCCAGGAGTTCGTTTCGAGCGCGGTCGGTCCTTTTGTGTCGAGGGTTGCGGTTAGGGTTACGGGGCAGAGGGGAGCGTGGAAAGATTTTTCCTTGACTTATGTGAGGAAGAGGAAGGCGCGGCCTTTGGGGGATAATACAACGGTCCGGGAGCTGAGGGCCAAGAGGAGGCTATTGCTGCCTTCTGGAAGAG ATGGGGAAGAATACGTGGAAGGTGAGGGAGACTGCCATCAATTGTTTATGGCAAATGGGAGCCTCAGCATTCCAAAGGAG GTGCATTTTAGTGTtgctgatatttttaccaaaaaTGCTCTTTCAATTGGCACATGCGCTTATGGACATAGCTCAAGCATTTTAGACCAGAG GAACACACAGGGCATAGTCAGGAATGAGGAGTTACCAGATTTTCAggaatccaaaaataattaccatGATATGGATATTAATGCTCATGTTCCTGAAGCAACTACTCTTGAAAAAATCAATATCAGTGAACTGGAAGTGGCAGTTCAACAGGATATAGTGACAGACAAGTCTACCTTACATAAGGAGATTTTAAGAGAAGCAAACCGCTCTCAAGTGACCGCACGATTGCCTGTTATAAATGAATTGAGTTTAACTAGGAACATCATTGTAACTGAGAAGGAACTGAGTGTTCTTCCCACAGAAACAGGAACTCTCTATGGTCTTGCTGCAGGGTTGACAGAGAAAGCAGGAGCCACCAAGGCAATCTCTTGCCTAGGAGAAGATGCTTCACACAGTGCTTCTGCCTTAAGAATAGACCATCAGAATTTCATACCCATTG ATCAAACAGCTTCCAAGTTGGAATCATCTGCAATACATCCACGGTCTGATCCTAAAACTATCCATAAAcagaagaaaaaatcttttgttaGACCAAGGAACATGGGTGGAGTTGGTACAACTGTTGGATTGCAAAGTCTGAATGGAGTATcagaaaatagaaaggaaggcaaCTCTTCTAAACAGGCGCAAGCTAAAAGGGATGGTGAAGGTCTTATCATGAAACAAAAGACGAGGAGAAGCCATAACCAGGTCATGCCTACTAAAGAAAACAGGGTTGATGCTTCTTCAAAAACTCTAAAG TGTCATTCCGAGCCCAAATTACTGCCAGATTTTGAATCTTTTatcatagaagaagaagaaggttcag gTGGTTATGGCACTGTCTACAGGGCTCGAAGAAATGCGGATGGAA TATTTGCTGTCAAGT GTCCTCATGCAAATTCTCATTCACATCATGTCAACAATGAAATGAAGATGCTGGAGCGATTTGG AGGCAGGAACTTTGTGATAAAATATGAAGGCTCTTTCAGAAATGGTGACTCTGAGTGCTTTGTTCTAGAGCATGTTGAGCATGACAGACCAGAG gtTTTGAAAAAGGAAATAGATGTATTTGAACTCCAGTGGTATGGTTACTGCATGTTCAGAGCCCTTGCAAGCCTGCATAagcag GGTATAGTGCACCGAGATGTCAAACCTGGGAACTTCCTCTTTTCTCGCAAACTCAACAAGGGATATCTCATTGACTTCAACCTAGCATGT GATCTGCACCAAAAGTTCTGCAGAAAGA GCAAAAATGAGGTCAATTTAATTGCAAACTTGGATCCAGCTTCTTTTCCCAATGCAAAGTCCACCTCTTGTAACCAAGCTAAAAGAATTTTAAACAATGCAATTTTGGACAACGTCACTAAGGAAGCAGCTAATGACTCAATGGAACATCCCTTTTCCAAGAACATTAAGAAGAGGCCAAATAAAAGTTCATTGAATGCCTTACCGAAAATTGAAAGCAAAATGTTATATGGAAGCCAAGCTGCTGATGTTTCTGGGATAACATCAACAAAGGATCCAACTAGCACCAGGACTCCCTCTGCGGATAGGTTGAAGCAGCCCATTCCTTGTAAAGGGCGGAAGGAGCTGATAAATTTTCTGCATGAGGCAATGCAAAGTCCCAATCAAAAGGCAGCAACAGTTCCAGCTTCTCAAAGGAAGAGGGTGGCTGCACCTTTGGGCAAAGTGGATAGAACAGTAATAATGCTAACTCCTATGCCTCTGCATTCTGGTGGCAAGGCTGTTGCTGGTGCTGGCATGTTTAAGAACAAAG GAAGTGGGAAGCATAAGAGAGAAGGGCCCTGTGTTGGAACCAAAGGCTTCCGGGCTCCCGAG GTCTTGTTCAAGTCTTTTCACCAAGGTTGCAAAGTTGATGTCTGGTCTGCTGGTGTTACATTACTCTACTTGATGATTGGAAGAACACCATTTGGTGGTGATCCTGAACA AAATATAAAGGAAATAGCGAAGTTGAGGGGCAGTGAAGAGCTATGGGAAGTGGCTAAGCTACACAACTGCGAATCCTCATTTCCTTTG GAATTGTTTGATGTCCGTTCTCTACAATCCATGGATCTGAGAGAATGGTGTGCAGCTAACACTAGAAGGCTCGAGTTCCTTGATGCAGTTCCTGAATCACTCTTTGATCTCGTAGACAAATGCTTGACAGTGAACCCAAGGAGCAGGATCACTGCAGAGGAAGCTCTGATGCATGACTTCTTTGTTCCATGCCATGAGAGCCTAAGAAAGCAGAGGATGCTGAGAAGGGCAGCTGGCTCAGAGTCTGGAAGCTCATCATTATGA